A DNA window from Hordeum vulgare subsp. vulgare chromosome 1H, MorexV3_pseudomolecules_assembly, whole genome shotgun sequence contains the following coding sequences:
- the LOC123395272 gene encoding gamma-gliadin-like: MVALHHPNCTHQDQKHQFQESNSNHKSNMKTFLTFVLLAMVMSIVTTARQLNPSSQELQSPQQSYLQQPYPQNPYLPQQPFQVQQPFHTPQQYFPYLPEELFPQYQIPTPLQPQQPFPQQPQQPLPRPQQPFPWQPQQPFPQPQEPIPQQPQQPFKQQPQQPFPRQPQQPFPQQPQQPFPQQPQQPFPQPQQPFPSQPQQPFPQPQQPIPYQPQQPFNQQPQQIIPQQPQQPFPQQPQQPFPQPQQPFPWQPQQPLPQPQEPIPQQPQQPFPQQPQQPFPQQPQQPFPQPQQPFPSQPQQPFPQPQQPIPYQPQQPFNQQPQQIIPQQPQQPFPQQPQQPFPQPQQPFPWQPQQPFPQPQQPFPLQPQQPFPWQPQQPFPQPQQPIAHQPQQPFSFSQQPQQPFPLQPQQSFPQQPQQPFPQQPQQIIFQQPQQSYPVQPQQPFPQPQPVPQQRPQQASPLQPQQPFPQGSEQIIPQQPFPLQPQPFPQQPQQPLPQPQQPFRQQAELIIPQQPQQPLPLQPHQPYTQQTIWSMV; encoded by the coding sequence ATGGTTGCCCTCCATCATCCAAACTGCACACACCAAGATCAGAAACATCAATTCCAAGAAAGCAATAGTAACCACAAATCCAACATGAAGACCTTCCTCACCTTTGTCCTCCTtgccatggtgatgagcatcgtCACTACCGCTAGGCAACTAAACCCTAGCAGCCAAGAGTTGCAATCACCACAACAATCATATCTGCAGCAGCCATATCCACAAAACCCATATCTACCGCAACAACCATTTCAAGTGCAGCAACCGTTTCACACACCCCAACAATATTTCCCCTATCTACCAGAGGAATTGTTTCCCCAATATCAAATACCAACCCccctacaaccacaacaaccattcccccaacaaccacaacaacctctTCCTCGGCCCCAACAACCATTCCCCtggcaaccacaacaaccatttcCCCAGCCCCAAGAACCAATTccccagcaaccacaacaaccattcaaacagcaaccacaacaaccattcccccggcaaccacaacaaccattcccacagcaaccacaacaaccattcccccagcaaccacaacaaccttTTCCTCAGCCCCAACAACCATTCCCCtcgcaaccacaacaaccatttcCCCAGCCCCAACAACCAATTCCCTaccaaccacaacaaccattcaACCAGCAACCACAACAAATAATAccccagcaaccacaacaaccattcccccagcaaccacaacaaccttTTCCTCAGCCCCAACAACCATTCCCCtggcaaccacaacaaccattgCCCCAGCCCCAAGAACCAATTccccagcaaccacaacaaccattcccacagcaaccacaacaaccattcccacagcaaccacaacaaccttTTCCTCAGCCCCAACAACCATTCCCCtcgcaaccacaacaaccatttcCCCAACCCCAACAACCAATTCCCTaccaaccacaacaaccattcaACCAGCAACCACAACAAATAATAccccagcaaccacaacaaccattcccccagcaaccacaacaaccttTTCCTCAGCCCCAACAACCATTCCCCtggcaaccacaacaaccatttcCCCAGCCTCAACAACCATTTCCcctgcaaccacaacaaccattcccctggcaaccacaacaaccatttcCGCAGCCCCAACAACCAATTGCacaccaaccacaacaaccattctCGTTCtcgcagcaaccacaacaaccattccCTCTGCAACCGCAACAATCATTCccccaacaaccacaacaaccatttccccaacaaccacaacaaataaTTTTCCAGCAACCCCAACAATCATACCCTGTGCAACCTCAACAgccatttcctcaacctcaaccaGTCCCCCAGCAGCGACCCCAACAAGCATCCCCCCTACAACCGCAACAACCATTTCCCCAGGGATCAGAACAAATAATTCCCCAACAACCATTCCCTCTGCAACCACAACCATTCccccaacaaccacaacaaccattgCCCCAGCCCCAACAACCATTCCGCCAACAAGCAGAACTAATAATTCCCCAGCAACCTCAACAACCATTGCCTCTGCAGCCACACCAACCATATACACAACAAACCATCTGGAGTATGGTCTAG
- the LOC123443788 gene encoding outer envelope pore protein 16, chloroplastic-like, with product MPTAGLAAGSNKVDVAIDLGNPLLNRTVDGFLKIGAVGACRVVAEDAFDCLHRGDISKRQLEETLKKMCKEGAYWGAVAGVYVGMEYGVERVRGDRDWKNALIGGIATGALVSAASNNKGNKIAQDAITGGAIATAVEFINYLT from the exons ATGCCTACCGCGGGGCTGGCGGCCGGGTCGAACAAGGTGGACGTGGCCATCGACCTCGGCAACCCGCTGCTCAACCGCACCGTCGACGGCTTCCTCAAGATCGGCGCC GTCGGCGCCTGCAGGGTGGTCGCCGAGGACGCCTTCGACTGCCTCCACAGAG GGGATATCTCGAAGCGCCAGCTTGAAGAGACG ctgaagaaaatgtgcaAGGAGGGTGCATATTGGG GTGCTGTTGCTGGGGTGTATGTAGGCATGGAGTATGGAGTGGAAAGGGTCCGTGGTGACCGTGACTGG AAAAATGCGTTGATAGGAGGCATTGCAACTGGTGCCCTGGTCTCTGCTGCGAGCAACAACAAAGGGAACAAGATCGCCCAGGACGCCATCACCGGAGGTGCCATCGCGACCGCCGTCGAGTTCATCAACTACCTCACCTAG